The Comamonas testosteroni genome contains the following window.
CTATCAGTAGTGCGTAGCGATTTAGCTCGACCAGAGGAAGCAGGGTCTGCGCGCCAAGAGTTAGGGCAGTGAGCGAGTATGCGCAGGCTTGCCAAATCAGAAAGCGCTGTGATCTTTGGAAAAGCCAAACAACGAGCAATATCGTTGCAAGCACCACTATTGCCAAAGAAGGCGTCAGAACAAAGAAATCTTTATTCGTGAACATCTGACCAGAGCCTCATCGATCAATGATCAAAACGGAGCAGCTTTGTCTGTTCTCCACTTACATCTCGACAACTTTCAGTTGTTATTCATACATCTTGTTGTGTGAGATCACAAGCTGTTGCAATGCCTGATGCTTGATCTATGTCATCCGGATTCGACGTTATCGAGGTAGGTGCTGTAGATACTCATTTCTAAAAATAAATAGAACTCGTTACGGCTGTGTTTTCTACATCAGGCAACTACTTTCTTGACCTCCTGCACCTGAACTTCGAGCCACCCCGCTTTAACTGCCAACTCTTTGCACTGCATGGCAGCCTCTTGAAGGATGTACGGCTTGCTGCGCACTGCGGTGCGCTTGGCGGTGCGTAGCCATGCAGTTTCATCAAACGGCTCTGGCGGCTTGCCGCCTGCCTTCTGTGCCATCTGGCAAAGCCGCTCGTGCGCCTGCTTTGCTTCATCCAGCATTCCGGGCTTGATGCCCGATACGCGCCAGCCTTTGTGCACGGACACCGCATCTGCTTTGGCGGCCAGGCGGCGCTGGCGCTCGAGCTCCATTCCTTGGGCTCGCATGGCGGCCATGCGGGAATCGGTGATGGGGTCGCCGTTGTGATTCACGAAAGTCAGACTCATGGGAGCCTCCAAAGAAAAGCCCGCTTGTCGGCGGGCAGATGATTCATTGATGTGGGCGCCTAGCCCTGGATATGCAGATCTATGAATAGATGATCAGTTGCTGGCGCTGGTAGCCGGCAAGGCGGGCAGGTCGCCCAGAGCGGTGCGGCCTTCGCCGCCAAGAGCCTCAATCAGGTCGGGGATCAGGCGCGACAGCTCGCCGGTGGCAATGGCTACATCGGTATCAAATCCGCTGTCATCCTTGCTGTTGCCGTCCATGACCGCATCCAGCAGCGTGATGTTCTTGATCTGCAGGCCTTCGGTCAGCACAAAGCTCACCCGATCGTCCCAGGTCATGGCCAGCTTGGTGGGCAGCTTTCCGTGCTCGATGTGTTGGCGGACTTCATCAATATCCAGCGGGTGGCGGGCGTAGCGCACCACGGCTTTGGATTCGTCGGCGGCTTTTAGCTCCGTCTCGCGGTCGGCCGAGAAGCCGGCGGGCGGCTCCTGCGTCATCAGCCAATGCGCCATGGCAGCCTGTGGGCTGGTCTGGGTGTCCAGCAGGGCCAGGGCAAAGCCGGGCAGGCCCTCGACTAGCAGCGTCACCACCTCATCGGCGCGGCCCTGGGCGCTGGTATCGAGCACCAGAGTGCGCGCCTGCGGATCGATCCAGACCCACATGCTGCCCTGCTTGGTGAAGGCCATGGGCAGCAGATCCAGCTTGGCCTCGTCCTTGAGCTCGCGCTTTTCCTTCTTGCCGGGCTTGCGGCCCTCGGTCTTTTCGATGTGCTCGGCCTTCTCGTTGACCTTGCGATTGAGCACGCTGGCCGGCAGTACCTTGGACTCGCTCATGAAACGCATGACCCACTGCCCGGCCACGGATTCGACCAGCGGGCCGTGTTGCTCGCCGCGCGGCGGCACCCAGCCCACGGAGCGCTCCTGGGTCGCGCCGCACTCTTCAAACACT
Protein-coding sequences here:
- a CDS encoding recombination-associated protein RdgC, with amino-acid sequence MFKSMIIYRIAKSWQGDLQVLEDALQKTVFEECGATQERSVGWVPPRGEQHGPLVESVAGQWVMRFMSESKVLPASVLNRKVNEKAEHIEKTEGRKPGKKEKRELKDEAKLDLLPMAFTKQGSMWVWIDPQARTLVLDTSAQGRADEVVTLLVEGLPGFALALLDTQTSPQAAMAHWLMTQEPPAGFSADRETELKAADESKAVVRYARHPLDIDEVRQHIEHGKLPTKLAMTWDDRVSFVLTEGLQIKNITLLDAVMDGNSKDDSGFDTDVAIATGELSRLIPDLIEALGGEGRTALGDLPALPATSASN